The DNA window TCAATCGGTCTGGCTGCAATGCAGCCATTTCACTGAATAATATATTGTAGAGTGATGAAATAGCATCAAGATCCTGCATAGAGGCTGTTCTTATTATCATACCTGTGCTCCTGATATCAGTATTAATTGTAAGTTTTTATTGAAGGCACTACATAATGATCAAAACGGTCAAGTAATACGGTAGGATTTTTCTCAATAATCGCCATATTGCGATATTTTTCCTGTAAAAAACGCTCATCCGCCATTTTATTAATCATAGAGATCAGAGGATCATAAAAGTTATTAATATTCAGGATACCACATGGTTTACTGTTAAGGCCAATCATACTCCACGTAAAGACTTCACTGAATTCTTCCAATGTGCCAAACCCACCGGGCAATGCAACGAAACCATCAGCAAGTTCAATCATTTTATTTTTACGCTGATGCATGGTTTCCACAATATAAAGTTCAGATAAATTCTTATGAGAAATTTCACGTTCTTCCAGCAACGCCGGAATTACACCAATAACTTTACCTCCTTCGTGTAATACCGTATCTGCAACTGTTCCCATAATTCCTACACTGGCACCACCATACACCAAAGTAATACCACGTTTAACAAGCTCTTTTGCAAAAATAATGGCATTCTCTTTGTAAATTTCAGATGCTCCCAAGCTTGAACCACAATAAACCGCAATGCTCTTTATTGCCTCATTTTTTTCTGATGAACTCGTCACTACAGTCTCTTTCATGTCTAAACTCCACATTATTATTTTTTTAATTTCTGATTATACGTTAGCTTAAT is part of the Xenorhabdus cabanillasii genome and encodes:
- a CDS encoding TIGR00730 family Rossman fold protein, with protein sequence MKETVVTSSSEKNEAIKSIAVYCGSSLGASEIYKENAIIFAKELVKRGITLVYGGASVGIMGTVADTVLHEGGKVIGVIPALLEEREISHKNLSELYIVETMHQRKNKMIELADGFVALPGGFGTLEEFSEVFTWSMIGLNSKPCGILNINNFYDPLISMINKMADERFLQEKYRNMAIIEKNPTVLLDRFDHYVVPSIKTYN